The Piliocolobus tephrosceles isolate RC106 chromosome 16, ASM277652v3, whole genome shotgun sequence DNA window ccaccttgcccggctagttttttgatttttttttagtagagacggggtttcaccgtgttagccaggatggtctcgatctcctgacctcatgatccgcccgtcttggcctcccaaagtgcggggattacaggcttgagccaccgcacctggccagaaattttctatatttcttatcATCAATAACAACATTATGTAAACCCTTCATGTTAAATGATAACAGTTGTTATTAGGAACAATCTCAGGAAGCAAGTTGTTTATGGGAAGAGTGAGTCGGAAAGAAAGAATGCTTACTTCTTGTTTTTGTGGAGACTAGCCAACCTGCCATGTTGTTTCTAGGAGCCTTACAGGAAGTTCCTACACTCTTCCAGCAAGTATTGAGTTCCTACCTACATTAGTCTGTATGTGCCAACTGCTATCATAAACAATCCATCAGActaattaaataaaagtttatttcttgctcatgttACAGTCCAGTGTGGGTCAGTAGTGGGAtgatggtgtgtgtgttgggatcTTCCATGTACTCATTCAGGAACCAGGCCTGTTTCTATCTTGGATGCCACCGTTTTCAGCATAAGGCCTCCAAGCTTGATACAAAaagggagaggcagaggaggatTGGGAGATTTTTGTGGATCAGTTCTGAAAATGGTACAAATTACTTTCACCCACATTCCATGGCCAGCATCAAGTAACCTGGCTCCAACATAATGACAAAGGGATGGAAAATATACATCAGCTGTATgcccaggaagaaaaaggaatagaTTTTGTGACCACATCACTTCTTTGACACAGTATCATATGCCAAGTCCTGGGCTAGGCTtggagggagggaatgaagaTGACCGTGATCCCAGAAGTCTCAGAACTCAAAGAGGgactaaaaaaaagtaaaggagaacTGCAATACAACCAGATGAATAAAATTTGGTAGCAACATAATTAGAGACCTTAAATGTCCTCCCGTTGCCCCTGTTGAATATGAAgagcctattttaaaaatatttaaaaatgtttttcaaagcaacacatatatattttgatttaaaaaactgaatagtACAGGAAGGATCTGTAGGACATAAACCTTCTGAGTTCATGCTTGTCTGAAGAGGTCATTACTTAGCCCTCATACTTGATTGATATTTTGATTGTGTATAGAATTCTACAATGgtatataaaaacatgtttcttttttttttttttttttgagacggaatctcactctgttgcccaggctggagggcagtggcgcaatctcggctcactgcaagctccacctcccaagttcatgccattctcctgcctcaacctcctgagtagctgggactacaggcgcctgccaccacacccggctaatttttttgtatttttagtagagacagggtttcaccatgttagccaggatggtctcgatctcctgacctcgtgatctgcctaccttggcctcccaaagtgctaggattacaggcttgagccactgtgcccggccaaaaatatGTTTCTTCTGAAACTTTCATTTGTGGTGATCTGGTGTTTCCCCTTTCTAGAAAGTTCTAGGGTTTATTCTTTActcttgttttcttactttttggcACAAATAGATGTTTCAGAATAATTTTGTACTTTCCTTGGAATTAGCCATTTCTTCcatgagtctcagtttcttttgctaaaaaatgattttgagaaACCAAAATCTGAGTGCTTGTTGTGTTCATTGCTATGAGAATGACATCACTTTTAGGTCTGGGCTTTCAGTGGCTAGAACTTGGAAATATATGTAAGCATATATGTATAAGTGTGTACTTAAATGTATGTCTATTTCAAGTATATCTATTTCATATATTattagcaatttctttttttttttttttttttttttgagatggagtctcactctgtttcccaggagtgaagtggtgcaatcttggctcactgcaatctctgcctcgggggttcaagtgatcctcctgcctcaccttcccgagGAAGCATAGATTGGCCAAGCCTGAGTTGGGGATGCCTGCCCTGGCACCTATGGAGCAAAGGAGAGTGTTTGCCTTTGTCATCTTTTAAAGCAGAAGGCAGTTCAAGGATATTctagcaaaatgaaaaataaaccattttaggaaggaaggaagaggaagaggaagttgTGGGCTACTTGTCATGGTGGAATGAACTCAGGTGTGTAATGAGAAGAAATCCCAgtatgacattattattattattattatcattattattattttggcagGTCCAGAAAGCATTTCTGCAAGTTGGAATAGGAAGTTAGAAGGTCCttggagactgtctcaaagaatgAAGTAGTTACCATGAAACAGATGGTGTAAATATGCAAGTGCAAATATGGAAtgataaggaaacaaaaagtatttctcttttggttaatagaaaaatatcaaaaggaaatcatgggaaaaaataagaattgttATGGGATTATAATGGATCAAATGTTAAGTACACTAGAAAATGGTGTGAACTGGGCAAATGATGGAGTAAAAGAAACTTTCTTGAAATTGTAATCAAGCCTTTGAAGATTAGTTATTTCAGTAGAAAGGAGAAGATGAGATATAAAGTGAATTTGTATTTAATCCTGTTGGGGCTTAGCAGTTTCTTCAGTTTTATATTAGTTTATTTCCTCTTAAAACTCAAGCAAAGTTAaaaattgaatactctttattagATGCATGACTTTCATTAGCAGACacaacaatatatatatttttaaagtaattcaggCCAAGAAACTCACAGGAGGTGTTGGAGGTGAGTGGCTGGCCTCTTTtgtctctttatcattatattggTTAGGGCTTCAGCTTTTTCATGCAATTCTGAACTCCCGGACCACTGGGTTTGGCACAGACTTGTCGCCCCTTCTTGGTGAGGAAGCTGGGGAACAAGGGAGAGAAAGATTACAAACTTTCTCCCAAGCAGAGGCAGACACGGGGCCCCATCCTCCCTGCTCCTCAGATTTCCCAGTCAACACagcttgttttttcctttctctgctgaTGGCAGCTCAGGGACAGTGTCCTCTTGAGACCCTCTCAGCCTGTGGGACTCCTTAATGACTCGTGGAAGTGTCCTTGGGCAGCCTTGTGcctgctttcttcttccttccctatcTCCTCTCCATTGGGAGTGTCTCATCCCTGATGCCCTGCAGGATCCTCGTAAGGACACAGCTGCCCCATACCTGGCAGGATCCAGAGGGTGGAACCCGATGGACACCCATCCATCAGGTCCTCCCTGCAAGATGCTGTGGGCTGCTGCTTCCCCAACACATGGATGATGAGCTTGGCACTTACATGACACCCGGCTTGGAGCACTCACTGCTCGTTTCAAAATAACTTTCCATGAGTGAACACGGGATGCTTTGTGAGATGTAGGAGATGCAGCAGTCAGTAGCAAGGTGAAAGCCTGCAGCAAGAGAAAGGGTCATTTGAGGACCAATCTTTCTCCTCGAAAGCACTGTGCAGGATGAGAAGGCATAAGCCTCGGAAGACATGTTTCCTCCTCCGTGGCCAGCACTTGCTGGCATCTCCCTGCTTCAGACCCTCCCCAGGGTTGTGCGGTGTGTCTGAGGCACAGGGTGGGCCACAGCAGGACCAGGAACATTTGCCCCAGAAGGGGAAGGCATCTGCAGACACCTGCAGGCGTCAGAGAGCACCTTCTTCTCCAAAGGAGCAGGCTCTTGGAGCAGCCAGAGGGGAACAGAGAAGGCATTTATGGAGGGGGTCCCCCTAGCCCATCTTGATCTTCCTTGGAGATGTTCACCACCCTCAGGCCCTCTCATTCTCCTCCTgttctgtaaacagggacaatggATTCCATAGTGCAGACCTGCACCTGCTGGCTGCTTTTAAATATATGCTGTGTCTGATCACTTACCACTCAGAACTACTGGATATTTCAGTGAAAGCTTTGACATGAACTCTGTCTCTGCATCTGGAAGAAACAGGACCGGGAAGGAAATCACTGGGCGGCAGCAGTATGTTTCAGCATCTCCACCCACCCCATTGCTCATCCCCCTCCTGAGGCAGAAAGGCTCTGAAGCTGGACCACCACCACCTGTCTGGGTTCTAGGCCTGCCTCCTGGCCCATTTATTCCTTTAGGGCCCTGAGACTTTTCAGGGACCTTTTGAAAATGTAGACATGAAAACTTTGTATTGACTCTGAAATACTAAAAGCAACTGAACCTAACACGGTTCAGTTAATGGAATGTCTACATGATGTGACACAGTCTACAAGTCTTTCTAcacatttctggaattttttttattgtagggCTCTGAAAACTGAAAGGTTTTATCAGCGCATATGGTGGCACAGTATCCCCTTAAGTGAAGTGAGTCTATTTTGGTCTTTATTCATCCCAGTTAGCAGAAATATTCATGTGCATGCTGTAGAAAGTTTGCTGTGTTTGATTGAAACAGTCTTCCTTGGCCCCACCAAGGATAAGTACCATCTAGgtatgtattactt harbors:
- the LOC113222033 gene encoding C-C motif chemokine 15-like; its protein translation is MKVSVAVLSCFMLVAALGSQAQVTNDAETEFMSKLSLKYPVVLSGFHLATDCCISYISQSIPCSLMESYFETSSECSKPGVIFLTKKGRQVCAKPSGPGVQNCMKKLKP